Proteins co-encoded in one Meiothermus sp. genomic window:
- a CDS encoding SIS domain-containing protein — MKAVETKMFKEAHQAPAVVEQALRENKSEMELLGTFLRRHTPPFALTVARGSSDHAALYGKYLIESLLGLVCSSAIPSIHTVYGRHLSVNKALVIAVSQSGESPDLIEVTRQARRDGALTLAFVNKENSPLAQTAEVVLPLWAGLEEAVAATKSYLATLASLAQLVAAWAEDKTLKEALAVLPEALYKAAHANWQAGLEPLVEAENGLVVGRGYAFAVANELALKLKETSAFHAEAMSGAELLHGPVALVEPDFPLLVLAPKDKPLPGMLSLLENLRGKGGHLLVASSESEVLELAHTPLPLPGRLHPVLDSILLAQAFYPFAAELSVARGFDPDAPRNLSKVTRTR, encoded by the coding sequence ATGAAAGCGGTCGAAACCAAGATGTTCAAAGAGGCCCATCAAGCCCCTGCGGTGGTGGAGCAGGCCTTGCGAGAAAACAAGAGCGAGATGGAGCTACTGGGCACCTTCTTGCGCCGCCATACCCCGCCCTTCGCGCTGACGGTGGCTCGAGGTAGCTCCGACCATGCGGCACTTTATGGCAAGTACCTGATCGAAAGCCTGCTGGGTCTGGTCTGCTCCTCGGCCATACCTTCCATCCACACCGTATACGGTCGCCACCTGTCGGTGAACAAAGCTCTGGTGATCGCAGTTTCCCAATCCGGGGAAAGCCCCGACCTGATCGAGGTCACCCGCCAGGCCCGGCGCGACGGGGCCCTGACCCTGGCCTTTGTAAACAAGGAAAACTCGCCCCTGGCCCAGACTGCCGAGGTGGTGCTGCCGCTCTGGGCAGGCCTCGAGGAAGCGGTGGCGGCCACCAAAAGCTACCTGGCCACCCTGGCCTCGCTGGCCCAGTTGGTCGCCGCCTGGGCCGAAGACAAAACCCTTAAAGAAGCCCTGGCGGTGTTGCCGGAAGCCCTGTACAAAGCCGCACACGCCAACTGGCAGGCGGGGCTGGAGCCGCTGGTGGAAGCGGAAAACGGCCTGGTGGTGGGACGCGGTTATGCTTTTGCGGTGGCCAACGAGCTGGCCCTCAAACTCAAAGAGACCAGCGCCTTTCACGCCGAGGCCATGTCGGGCGCCGAGCTCTTGCACGGCCCGGTTGCGCTGGTAGAGCCCGACTTCCCCCTGCTGGTACTGGCTCCCAAAGACAAACCCCTGCCCGGCATGCTGAGCTTGCTGGAAAACCTGCGCGGTAAAGGCGGACACCTGCTGGTGGCCTCCTCCGAAAGCGAGGTGCTGGAGCTGGCCCATACCCCCTTGCCGCTCCCCGGCAGGCTCCACCCGGTGCTGGACTCCATTCTGCTGGCCCAGGCCTTCTACCCCTTCGCCGCCGAACTCTCGGTGGCCCGGGGCTTCGACCCCGATGCCCCGCGCAATCTGTCCAAGGTGACCCGCACGCGCTGA
- a CDS encoding 3-hydroxybutyryl-CoA dehydrogenase produces MEIRKIGVIGAGQMGAGIAQVAAQAGYQVVLRDLEQTFLERGLSSIKRSIGKLLEKGRLDQQAHDAALSRIVTTTHLADLKDCDLVIEAIVEHEPTKLELFRELDALVQPAAILASNTSSIPITRLASATRRPERFIGMHFMNPVPLMELVEVIRGYLTDEATTQAVLEAARRMGKTPVEVNDYPGFVSNRILLPMLNEAIQCVMEGVATPEAIDQVMKLGMNHPMGPLTLADFIGLDTCLSIMEVLHRGLGDDKYRPSPLLRKMVQAGLLGRKSGRGFYRYDEKGNKIG; encoded by the coding sequence ATGGAAATTCGCAAGATTGGTGTGATCGGTGCAGGGCAGATGGGGGCGGGCATTGCCCAGGTGGCGGCCCAGGCAGGTTATCAGGTGGTGCTGCGCGACCTCGAGCAGACCTTCCTCGAGCGCGGCCTTAGCAGCATTAAGCGTTCCATCGGCAAGCTGCTGGAAAAAGGCAGGCTCGATCAGCAGGCCCACGACGCGGCCCTGAGCCGCATTGTGACCACCACCCACCTGGCCGACCTCAAAGACTGCGACCTGGTGATCGAGGCCATCGTGGAGCACGAGCCCACCAAGCTCGAGCTTTTCCGCGAGCTCGACGCCCTCGTCCAGCCCGCGGCCATCCTGGCCTCCAACACCTCCTCGATTCCCATCACCCGCCTGGCCTCGGCCACCCGCCGACCGGAGCGCTTTATCGGGATGCACTTTATGAACCCGGTGCCCCTGATGGAACTGGTAGAGGTAATCCGGGGCTACCTCACCGACGAGGCCACCACCCAGGCCGTGCTGGAAGCGGCCCGCCGCATGGGCAAGACCCCGGTGGAGGTCAACGACTACCCCGGTTTCGTCTCCAACCGCATCCTGCTGCCCATGCTCAACGAGGCCATCCAGTGCGTGATGGAGGGGGTGGCTACGCCCGAGGCCATCGACCAGGTGATGAAGCTGGGCATGAACCACCCCATGGGCCCCCTCACCCTGGCCGACTTCATCGGCCTGGACACCTGTCTCTCCATCATGGAAGTTCTGCACCGGGGGCTGGGCGATGACAAATACCGGCCCTCGCCCCTGCTGCGCAAGATGGTGCAGGCTGGGCTTTTGGGCCGCAAGAGCGGGCGGGGTTTTTACCGCTACGACGAAAAGGGCAACAAGATCGGATGA
- a CDS encoding VOC family protein, producing the protein MTRLDHLVLAARTLQEGVEYVQDTLEVLLPSAGGRHPLMGTHNRLLNLGGGVYLEIIAIDPQAPAPGRPRWFELDRFAGPPRLLTWVARTEGLERYAALGLGPVTKASRGDLEWHITLPEDGRLHWGGVVPYLIQWGSHHPTDTLPDAGCRLLAWKLQHPQPEAVAPVLQQLGLEYSLEVSLHPGLWALVQTPAGRKVLFSQAGGSAGQKTGPASPEIG; encoded by the coding sequence ATGACCCGGCTGGATCACCTGGTGCTGGCCGCCCGGACCCTGCAAGAGGGGGTGGAGTACGTTCAGGACACCCTGGAGGTGCTGCTTCCATCGGCGGGGGGCCGGCACCCCTTGATGGGCACGCACAACCGCTTGTTGAACCTGGGGGGCGGCGTGTATCTGGAGATCATCGCCATTGACCCCCAGGCGCCCGCGCCGGGCCGCCCGCGCTGGTTCGAACTGGATCGCTTCGCGGGGCCGCCGCGCCTTCTGACCTGGGTGGCCCGCACCGAGGGCCTCGAGCGCTACGCTGCGCTGGGGCTGGGCCCGGTGACCAAAGCCAGCCGGGGCGACCTCGAGTGGCACATCACCCTCCCCGAGGATGGGCGCCTGCACTGGGGCGGGGTGGTGCCCTACCTGATTCAGTGGGGTTCCCACCACCCTACCGATACCCTGCCGGACGCAGGCTGCCGCCTGCTGGCCTGGAAGCTACAGCACCCCCAGCCCGAGGCCGTAGCCCCGGTGCTGCAACAACTGGGCCTCGAGTATTCGTTAGAAGTATCTTTACATCCGGGGCTCTGGGCCCTCGTCCAGACCCCCGCCGGACGCAAGGTGCTCTTTAGCCAGGCTGGGGGCTCTGCCGGACAAAAAACCGGCCCAGCCAGTCCAGAAATCGGCTGA
- a CDS encoding DUF4032 domain-containing protein: MDSEHQAQLEAEALSRRVLVHDILRRLRGQPNDLLPYSAVSSSLRPRGESYKGLQTIEVDKIIGSVDRYGDFDAEFMPKEPFTLDRWAKLRQAQLEGVEFPPIHVYKVGDAYFVKDGNHRTALAKAQGQHYIDAYVIELDVPVDLEPHDTIKDVILKGEYAEFLEKTRLPQLRPNHEPILFSRPGRYDVLLDHIRTHQYFMGLEQKRSISWEEAVVDWYDNLYLPTILEIRENGVLKNFPGRTEADLYLWISDHRYFLSQAIGHDVGPEEAALSVQRSVQKGPISRFLDWLGRFFVRQSPQPG, from the coding sequence ATGGATTCAGAACACCAAGCCCAGCTAGAGGCCGAGGCATTGTCGCGTCGTGTGTTAGTTCACGATATTCTACGCCGTCTGCGCGGCCAGCCCAACGATCTGCTGCCCTACAGCGCGGTTTCTTCCAGCCTGCGCCCCAGGGGCGAGTCTTACAAAGGGCTACAGACTATCGAGGTAGATAAAATCATTGGTTCGGTCGATCGTTATGGCGACTTCGACGCCGAGTTCATGCCCAAAGAACCCTTTACCCTGGATCGCTGGGCCAAGCTCCGGCAGGCACAGCTCGAGGGGGTGGAGTTTCCCCCTATTCACGTTTACAAGGTTGGCGATGCCTACTTTGTAAAAGACGGCAACCACCGCACGGCTTTAGCCAAAGCCCAAGGCCAGCATTACATAGATGCCTACGTCATCGAGCTCGACGTTCCGGTAGACCTCGAGCCTCACGACACCATCAAGGATGTGATTCTGAAAGGGGAGTACGCCGAGTTCTTAGAGAAGACCCGGCTGCCCCAGCTGCGCCCCAACCACGAACCCATCCTGTTCAGCCGGCCTGGCCGCTACGACGTGCTGCTCGATCACATCCGCACCCATCAGTATTTCATGGGCCTCGAGCAGAAGCGCTCGATTAGCTGGGAAGAGGCGGTTGTCGACTGGTACGACAACCTCTACCTACCCACCATTCTGGAGATTCGCGAGAACGGCGTGCTGAAAAACTTCCCGGGCCGTACCGAGGCCGACCTGTACCTGTGGATCTCCGACCACCGCTACTTTTTGTCCCAGGCCATCGGGCACGATGTGGGCCCCGAAGAGGCGGCCCTTTCGGTGCAGCGCAGCGTCCAGAAAGGCCCCATCAGCCGATTTCTGGACTGGCTGGGCCGGTTTTTTGTCCGGCAGAGCCCCCAGCCTGGCTAA
- a CDS encoding helix-turn-helix domain-containing protein, with translation MQTSILDTLTFDPGEIILYPGEPSPKDQLYRVREGLVRLQSVDDEGNALTLRFVRPGEYFGEEVISGAERTYFAEAVTETKVDALAPGQLSAQEMASLVQGLVKALAQTYQTIQRISGQRLKNRIAATLLDLSRTPVAYTEKNGRVGVRATHDEIASAVGSVRETVTKVIGELTREGYIRSGYGKLVLENPSGLERLSKEAA, from the coding sequence ATGCAAACCAGCATCCTGGACACCCTAACCTTCGATCCTGGCGAGATCATTCTCTACCCCGGAGAGCCCAGCCCCAAGGATCAGCTCTACCGGGTGCGGGAGGGTCTGGTACGGCTGCAAAGCGTAGACGACGAAGGCAACGCCCTAACCCTGCGGTTCGTGCGCCCTGGTGAGTATTTCGGCGAAGAGGTCATCTCGGGCGCCGAGCGCACCTACTTTGCCGAAGCCGTAACCGAAACCAAGGTAGACGCCCTGGCCCCTGGCCAGCTCTCGGCCCAAGAAATGGCCAGCCTGGTGCAGGGCCTGGTCAAAGCCCTGGCCCAGACCTACCAGACCATCCAGCGCATCTCCGGCCAGCGTCTCAAGAACCGTATCGCGGCCACCCTGCTCGACCTCTCCCGTACCCCCGTGGCCTACACCGAGAAAAACGGGCGGGTGGGGGTTCGGGCCACCCACGACGAGATTGCCTCGGCGGTGGGCTCGGTGCGCGAAACCGTAACCAAGGTAATCGGCGAGCTGACCCGCGAGGGCTACATCCGCTCTGGCTATGGCAAGCTGGTGCTGGAAAACCCCAGCGGCCTCGAGCGCCTTTCCAAAGAGGCCGCCTAG
- a CDS encoding magnesium transporter CorA family protein: protein MIRAKQLSNGATCGLLETQVWVDVETPTPEELALIGKQYPLNPLALADAQEIGHWSRFEEYPKHLFLIFRTLESPHNAHSRTERVSYFYFPETQVLLTYRNEPVDYLEQIWNSFRGGACLRLWQRLLDQGVQTFFEYTDALTDRVEDLEELALNGDNTPEIPRQVFSARREVLRTRRLVSQAREALLHLERLPLLGGEAYLFRDLTDRMGRVYEGLDAARDELSNVLEVYLSAQNNRLNRVVQALTVISVLFLPMTLWAGIYGTNFEAFTEYQWPAGRAYFWGGLLAIGGGLALWMKRRGWW, encoded by the coding sequence ATGATTCGGGCCAAGCAACTCTCCAACGGGGCCACTTGCGGCCTGCTGGAAACCCAGGTCTGGGTGGATGTCGAAACCCCCACACCCGAGGAACTGGCACTCATTGGGAAGCAGTACCCCCTCAACCCCCTGGCCCTGGCCGATGCCCAGGAGATCGGACACTGGAGCCGCTTCGAGGAGTACCCCAAGCACCTTTTTCTGATCTTTCGTACCCTCGAGTCCCCCCATAACGCCCACAGCCGCACTGAGCGGGTCTCGTACTTTTACTTCCCCGAGACCCAGGTGCTGCTCACCTACCGCAACGAGCCGGTAGACTACCTCGAGCAAATCTGGAATAGCTTCCGGGGGGGTGCGTGCCTGCGACTGTGGCAACGCCTGCTCGATCAGGGCGTGCAAACCTTTTTCGAGTACACCGATGCCCTCACCGACCGGGTCGAAGACCTGGAAGAGCTGGCCCTGAATGGCGACAACACCCCCGAAATCCCCCGCCAGGTGTTTTCCGCCCGCCGCGAGGTGCTACGCACCCGCCGCCTGGTCTCGCAGGCCCGCGAGGCCTTGCTGCACCTCGAGCGCCTCCCCCTCCTGGGCGGCGAGGCTTATCTTTTCCGCGACCTCACCGACCGCATGGGCCGGGTCTACGAGGGGCTGGATGCAGCCCGAGACGAGCTATCCAACGTGCTGGAGGTGTACCTCTCGGCCCAGAACAACCGGCTCAACCGGGTGGTGCAGGCCCTTACGGTCATCTCGGTGCTGTTCCTGCCCATGACCCTCTGGGCCGGCATCTACGGCACCAATTTCGAAGCCTTTACCGAGTACCAGTGGCCCGCAGGGCGGGCGTATTTCTGGGGGGGGCTGCTGGCCATTGGGGGCGGGCTGGCCCTCTGGATGAAGCGCCGGGGCTGGTGGTGA
- the cutA gene encoding divalent-cation tolerance protein CutA produces MYLTVFCTVPDLETARRIAHTVVHEELAACVNVLPGLTSVYRWQGQVEESSELLLIIKTRQERYPALETRIKALHPYQVPEIIAHEIETGSQSYLEWIGQSVG; encoded by the coding sequence ATGTACCTCACGGTTTTTTGCACCGTCCCCGACCTCGAGACCGCCCGGCGCATCGCCCATACGGTAGTACACGAGGAACTGGCGGCCTGTGTCAATGTCTTACCGGGCCTCACCTCGGTCTACCGCTGGCAAGGCCAGGTGGAGGAAAGCAGCGAACTGCTGCTCATCATCAAAACCCGCCAGGAGCGCTACCCAGCCCTAGAAACCCGCATCAAAGCGCTGCATCCCTACCAGGTGCCCGAGATTATCGCTCACGAGATTGAGACGGGGTCGCAGAGCTACCTCGAGTGGATCGGCCAGAGCGTGGGCTAG
- a CDS encoding delta(1)-pyrroline-2-carboxylate reductase family protein → MRILTAEETAQALPYPALAQAIAGVLEARAQGAVQAPERLVVPLAGGATLLLMPATDPQITVTKLVTVHPQERPSVRAEVWVMRTDTGQRLALLDGAVVTARRTAAVSLLAAQTLAPHPTGTLLVIGAGVQARSHLEAFQEGLGTDKVYVYSRHFEHAEALASYARGRGLLAQAVRSLEPVLEEVRLIVTATTSPTPVLRQAPSSAFIAAVGAYRPEMAEVAPELVRQARLYVDTLEGARSEAGDLLQAGVDWNLVQPLEAALHQPRPASGIVLFKSVGHALWDLAAARLAVQTLGIR, encoded by the coding sequence ATGCGCATTCTCACAGCCGAAGAAACCGCCCAGGCCCTCCCCTACCCAGCCCTGGCCCAGGCCATCGCCGGGGTGCTCGAGGCCCGCGCCCAGGGAGCGGTTCAGGCCCCCGAGCGCCTGGTGGTGCCGCTGGCGGGTGGGGCTACCCTGCTGCTGATGCCGGCCACCGACCCCCAGATCACCGTAACCAAGCTGGTGACGGTGCACCCCCAAGAGCGCCCCAGCGTGCGGGCCGAGGTCTGGGTGATGCGCACCGATACCGGCCAACGCCTGGCCCTGCTGGACGGCGCAGTGGTAACGGCCCGGCGCACGGCGGCGGTCTCGCTGCTGGCCGCCCAGACCCTGGCCCCCCACCCCACCGGCACCCTGCTCGTCATCGGGGCAGGTGTGCAGGCCAGAAGCCATCTGGAGGCCTTCCAGGAGGGGCTGGGCACCGACAAGGTGTACGTGTACTCGCGCCACTTCGAGCACGCCGAAGCCCTGGCCTCCTATGCCCGTGGGCGCGGCCTGCTGGCCCAGGCCGTGCGCAGCCTCGAGCCCGTCCTCGAGGAGGTGCGTCTGATCGTAACTGCCACCACCAGCCCCACCCCGGTGCTGCGGCAGGCCCCCTCGAGCGCCTTTATTGCCGCCGTGGGAGCCTACCGCCCCGAGATGGCCGAGGTCGCCCCGGAGCTGGTGCGGCAGGCCCGGCTGTACGTGGATACCCTCGAGGGGGCCCGTTCGGAGGCGGGCGACCTGCTGCAAGCCGGGGTAGACTGGAACCTTGTGCAGCCGCTCGAGGCGGCCCTGCACCAGCCCCGACCGGCCTCGGGTATAGTGCTGTTCAAGAGCGTGGGCCACGCGCTTTGGGATCTGGCCGCAGCCCGCCTGGCGGTGCAAACGCTGGGCATCCGGTAA